In a genomic window of Labeo rohita strain BAU-BD-2019 chromosome 20, IGBB_LRoh.1.0, whole genome shotgun sequence:
- the scrn2 gene encoding LOW QUALITY PROTEIN: secernin-2 (The sequence of the model RefSeq protein was modified relative to this genomic sequence to represent the inferred CDS: deleted 1 base in 1 codon) — protein MAEPPRSCDCFVSLPPGSKEDYVIFGKNSDRPRDEVQEVVYYPASSHTPGSTVECTYISIPQAEHTHAVVLSRPAWLWGAEMGANERGVCIGNEAIWTKEPVDPEEALLGMDLVRLGLERGDSAWAALNVITGLLEQHGQGGACREAAEHFSYHNTFLLVDRQEAWVLETAGKLWAAQKVTEGVKNISNQLTIGTEISAEHPELRAVAQAQGWWSGEGEFSFSAVFSLKTPPARMEMAKQRYMGGTALLQQHDGSVTAEVMMSILRDKASGICMDSEGFCTTGSMVSILPRNPDMPCIHFFTATPDPSRSVFKPFIFSECMRPVSMVMSPQYGPDDPVRTQPRFQHQVDRKHELYKAHQTALTGPDAGVSLQETMRYLESQCLEEIEAMLRGGDTGPGARGSVLRLRGRRDQVLPVRQSSCRCECH, from the exons ATGGCTGAACCGCCTCGATCATGTGACTGTTTTGTATCTCTGCCCCCGGGTTCAAAAGAAGATTATGTGATATTTGGTAAGAACTCTGACCGGCCGAGAGATGAGGTGCAGGAAGTGGTGTATTACCCAGCATCCTCACACACTCCTGGATCTACAGTGGAG TGCACATACATTTCCATTCCCCAAGCAGAGCACACTCATGCGGTTGTGCTGAGCAGACCCGCTTGGCTCTGGGGGGCTGAGATGGGGGCTAATGAACGTGGTGTGTGTATTGGGAATGAGGCCATCTGGACCAAGGAGCCTGTGGATCCAGAAGAAGCTCTGCTGGGAATGGACTTGGTTCG GCTGGGTCTGGAGCGCGGGGACAGCGCGTGGGCCGCTCTGAATGTGATCACAGGTTTGCTGGAGCAACACGGCCAGGGCGGAGCCTGCAGGGAGGCCGCCGAACACTTTAGTTACCATAATACCTTCTTACTAGTGGACCGACAGGAAGCCTGGGTTCTAGAGACTGCTGGGAAACTCTGGGCTGCACAGAAAGTCACAG aGGGAGTCAAGAACATCTCTAACCAGCTGACGATAGGCACAGAGATCTCTGCGGAGCATCCAGAGCTGCGTGCTGTGGCTCAGGCTCAGGGCTGGTGGAGCGGAGAGGGGGAGTTCAGCTTCTCTGCTGTCTTCAGC CTGAAAACCCCCCCTGCAAGGATGGAAATGGCCAAGCAGCGCTACATGGGCGGCACAGCCCTCCTTCAGCAGCACGACG GCTCGGTGACGGCCGAGGTGATGATGAGCATCCTGAGGGACAAGGCCAGCGGGATCTGTATGGATTCGGAGGGCTTCTGTACTACGGGTAGCATGGTGTCCATCCTCCCACGCAACCCAGACATGCCCTGCATTCACTTCTTCACTGCCACACCGGACCCCTCCAG GTCTGTATTCAAGCCTTTTATCTTCTCGGAGTGCATGAGGCCCGTCAGCATGGTGATGTCTCCTCAATACGGCCCAGACGATCCTGTTAGGACACAGCCTCGATTCCAGCACCAGGTGGACAGGAAACACGAGCTGTACAAAGCCCACCAGACGGCACTGACCGGTCCT gaTGCTGGAGTCTCTCTACAGGAGACTATGAGATACCTGGAGTCTCAGTGTCTTGAGGAGATCGAAGCCATGCTCAGGGGGGGAGATACAGGGCCAGGAGCTCGGGGATCTGTTCTTCGACTGCGTGGACGCCGAGATCAAGTTCTACCAGTGAGACAGAGCAG TTGTCGTTGTGAATGTCACTAG